AGGTACTACATCAGGGAGCTCAGGAAGGAGCTCACGGACGAGGAAAGGTGGAGGCTGAAGGCCGTCGAGGACGTCCTCAAGGAGGACTGGGAGAGTGAGGAAGACAGCTTCTGGGACTCCTACTGAGGAGGGCCCTTCAAAAGGGGAGAGGTAATCCTCCTGCCGTT
This is a stretch of genomic DNA from Palaeococcus ferrophilus DSM 13482. It encodes these proteins:
- a CDS encoding ribbon-helix-helix domain-containing protein, which encodes MTTGVKVSVRLPPKLAEEIDSLVKEGLFSNRSDLIKEAIRYYIRELRKELTDEERWRLKAVEDVLKEDWESEEDSFWDSY